From Juglans regia cultivar Chandler chromosome 8, Walnut 2.0, whole genome shotgun sequence, the proteins below share one genomic window:
- the LOC108980503 gene encoding F-box protein SKIP23-like, translated as MAVDWTQLPGELLESISNNLTIYADYLRFRSVCHCWRSSVPKTPRHLPPQLPWLMLPHTRSQSQSHRAFFDVSAQKIRLLKYPESSHRKRCCGSSHGWLVIMDETPAILLINPLTRAKVQLPPLSTFPIVLSFNYYEIGKEYALTTPSGDIYRCSLREMRDSFIKKVILSVSPAGDNNFIALAILNLTGDLAFCKNGDQSWTFIHDAKFFSEDVIYHKELFYAVDKNGAIAVCDVSGASPRVSIIETPSQFGGDIQYLVNSEDDDELLLVTRYLDLVYDNVDLNAFFKSVKFEVFRINWNGPLWERVTSLGNRTLFVGGNSSLSLSTSDFPACSGNCIYFTDDYCEFNEEFAFGDYDLGIFKLCDGSIEPLPCYRRSSHSQIQGPPIWVTPNP; from the coding sequence ATGGCCGTCGACTGGACCCAACTTCCCGGTGAACTCCTGGAATCAATCTCCAACAACCTCACCATTTATGCTGATTACCTTCGATTTCGATCCGTTTGTCACTGCTGGCGATCCTCCGTCCCAAAGACCCCACGCCACCTACCTCCCCAACTCCCCTGGCTCATGCTTCCTCATACCCGATCCCAATCTCAATCCCACCGCGCCTTCTTTGACGTCTCCGCCCAAAAAATCCGCCTCCTCAAGTATCCAGAGTCCTCCCACCGAAAGCGTTGTTGTGGCTCCTCCCATGGTTGGCTCGTGATCATGGACGAAACCCCAGCCATCCTTCTCATAAACCCTCTCACCAGAGCCAAGGTTCAACTCCCCCCGCTCTCCACTTTCCCGATCGTCCTCAGCTTCAATTACTATGAAATCGGTAAAGAGTATGCCCTCACGACCCCGTCCGGTGACATCTACAGGTGTAGTTTGAGGGAAATGCGCGACTCTTTCATCAAGAAAGTCATTCTCTCCGTGAGCCCGGCGGGTGATAACAACTTTATTGCACTGGCGATACTCAACCTGACGGGGGACTTAGCCTTCTGTAAGAACGGCGACCAATCCTGGACTTTTATTCATGACGCGAAGTTTTTCTCCGAGGACGTTATATATCACAAAGAGCTATTCTACGCTGTGGACAAGAACGGCGCCATAGCGGTGTGCGATGTCAGCGGCGCATCGCCGAGGGTTTCGATCATCGAAACGCCGAGTCAATTTGGGGGCGACATACAGTATCTGGTGAATTCAGAGGACGACGACGAGTTGTTACTGGTCACACGGTATCTGGATCTCGTATACGACAACGTTGACCTGAATGCATTCTTCAAATCGGTCAAATTTGAGGTTTTCAGAATAAATTGGAACGGGCCGTTGTGGGAGAGGGTCACCAGCTTAGGAAACCGGACGTTGTTTGTGGGGGGAAATTCATCGTTGTCATTGTCGACTTCTGATTTTCCGGCATGTTCAGGGAACTGTATCTATTTCACCGATGATTATTGCGAATTCAATGAGGAATTCGCCTTTGGAGACTATGATTTAGGCATCTTCAAGTTATGTGATGGAAGCATTGAACCTTTACCCTGTTATCGGCGAAGTTCGCACTCTCAGATACAGGGGCCTCCAATTTGGGTTACACCAAATCCATGA
- the LOC109013944 gene encoding glutathione S-transferase-like, giving the protein MATPVKVHGPPMSTAVSRVLACLLEKNVDFQLISVNMAKGEHKKPEFLKIQPFGQVPAFEDGGVSLFESRAICRYICEKYADKGNKGLYGTNPLAKASIEQWLEAEGQSFSPPSSVLVFQLAFAPRMKIKQDQVVIKQNEEKLSRVLDIYDKRLGETRFLAGDEFTLADLSHLPNTQYLVGVSGRGELFTSRKNVGRWWNEISSRDSWKKVVDMQKKSA; this is encoded by the exons ATGGCGACGCCAGTAAAAGTGCACGGACCACCCATGTCCACGGCTGTGTCCAGGGTCTTAGCTTGTCTCCTTGAGAAAAATGTCGACTTTCAGCTCATCTCCGTCAACATGGCCAAGGGCGAGCACAAGAAGCCCGAATTCCTTAAGATCCAG CCCTTTGGCCAAGTACCAGCATTTGAGGACGGGGGCGTCTCCCTCTTCG AGTCTCGAGCGATATGCCGGTACATTTGTGAGAAGTACGCGGACAAAGGAAACAAAGGACTGTATGGAACGAACCCGCTGGCAAAAGCATCCATAGAACAGTGGCTAGAGGCGGAAGGGCAGAGCTTCAGCCCTCCAAGCTCCGTTTTAGTGTTTCAGCTCGCGTTCGCGCCGCGAATGAAGATCAAGCAAGACCAAGTGGTGATCAAGCAGAACGAAGAAAAGCTGTCCAGGGTGCTCGACATCTACGATAAAAGGCTCGGGGAGACCCGGTTCTTGGCCGGCGATGAATTTACTCTGGCTGATCTTTCACACTTGCCCAACACCCAGTACTTGGTTGGTGTCTCTGGTAGAGGCGAGCTCTTCACTTCGAGAAAGAACGTGGGAAGATGGTGGAACGAGATATCCAGCCGAGACTCCTGGAAAAAGGTAGTTGATATGCAGAAGAAAAGTGCTTGA
- the LOC108980498 gene encoding F-box protein SKIP23-like has translation MAVDWTQLPRELFESISKCLTIYADYLRFRAVCHSWRSSVSIIPRHLPPQLPWLMLPFTQSLQSHLAFFDLSAQSLHLLELPEAASHCKRRCGSSHGWLVILGETPEVLLLNPLTRSKIHLPPLSTFPYVLSFNYSEVGKEYELRGTFGDIHRRGLREMRDSFIKKVVLSSSPQSDNNNNKNFIALAILLQPDILAYCKNGDQSWTLLHRARFFCEDVIYHKDLFYAVDKQGSIAVCDLHSESPSVSIIRMPIESRGDMRYLVNSGDELLMVTRYVELHYDDIAPYLLNAFYKTVRFEVFRMVWSGPQWEKVTSLGDRMLFIGENSSFSLPASDFPGCLGNCIYFTNDDCEFSLDSDFGEYDLGIFKIWDGSIEPLPCYQRNPQSQVHGPPIWVTPNPC, from the coding sequence ATGGCCGTCGACTGGACTCAACTCCCGCGAGAGCTCTTCGAGTCAATCTCAAAGTGCCTCACCATTTACGCCGATTACCTCCGATTCCGAGCCGTCTGTCACAGCTGGCGATCCTCCGTCTCAATCATCCCGCGCCACCTACCTCCTCAGCTGCCTTGGCTCATGCTTCCCTTCACCCAATCTCTCCAATCCCACCTCGCCTTTTTTGACCTCTCTGCCCAGTCACTCCACCTCCTCGAGCTTCCTGAAGCCGCGTCTCACTGCAAGCGCCGCTGCGGATCCTCCCACGGTTGGCTCGTGATCCTAGGCGAAACCCCAGAAGTCCTTCTCCTCAACCCTCTCACTCGATCCAAGATTCACCTCCCTCCGCTCTCCACCTTCCCCTACGTCCTGAGCTTCAATTACTCCGAAGTCGGTAAAGAATACGAGCTTCGAGGCACCTTCGGGGACATCCACCGGCGTGGTTTGAGGGAAATGCGCGACTCGTTTATCAAGAAAGTGGTTCTCTCCTCAAGCCCGCAGAGtgataacaacaataataaaaacttCATCGCGCTGGCAATTCTCCTTCAACCAGATATTTTAGCGTACTGCAAGAACGGCGACCAATCTTGGACACTGTTACACAGAGCGAGGTTTTTCTGCGAGGACGTTATATATCACAAGGACTTATTCTACGCGGTGGACAAGCAAGGATCTATCGCGGTGTGCGATTTACACAGCGAGTCGCCGAGCGTCTCAATTATCAGAATGCCAATCGAATCCCGCGGCGACATGAGATATTTGGTGAATTCAGGGGATGAATTGTTGATGGTAACGCGGTACGTAGAACTTCATTACGATGACATCGCCCCATACTTGCTGAACGCGTTCTACAAAACGGTGCGGTTTGAGGTATTCAGAATGGTTTGGAGTGGTCCACAGTGGGAGAAAGTTACAAGCTTGGGTGACCGGATGTTGTTTATCGGAGAAAATTCATCCTTCTCGTTACCGGCTTCTGATTTTCCGGGATGTTTAGGGAACTGTATATATTTCACCAACGATGATTGTGAATTCAGTCTTGATAGTGATTTTGGAGAGTATGATTTGGGCATCTTCAAGATATGGGATGGAAGCATCGAACCTTTACCCTGTTATCAGCGAAATCCTCAATCTCAGGTACACGGGCCTCCAATTTGGGTTACACCGAATCCTTGCTGA